Proteins encoded in a region of the Phaenicophaeus curvirostris isolate KB17595 chromosome 1, BPBGC_Pcur_1.0, whole genome shotgun sequence genome:
- the TSC22D1 gene encoding TSC22 domain family protein 1 isoform X2: MAHPAMFPRRGSSSTSGSSCVTAPAAPGTGVGSAALSAEDYQPPLLVQPPPPSPAASSSVGPQATPPPPQSLNLLSQSQLQPQPLTQTGAQMKKKSGFQITSVTPAQISASMSSNNSIAEDTESYDDLDESHTEDLSSSEILDVSLSRATDLGEPERSSSEETLNNFQEAETPGAVSPNQPHLPQQHVPLPHHPQQSVVINGNVHPHHVHHHHHLHHHHHGHHHPSHPGVGSAPVSGGPPPSPSFRRLSTTGSSDNVISTAPVSAASSTGSPASVGSTIRTTSTPGNLGVSPATGTSTLNNMGGGSSSVPSGVLGTINLSNITSGGNVSALSGTSSNVNVNILSGVGNGTSASSSVINNVTNPTAGIAVGSSQQQPASGTSRFRVVKLDSSSEPFKKGRWTCTEFYDKENTVAVSDGVAVNKAVETIKQNPLEVTSERESTSGSSVSSNVSTLSHYTESVGSGEIGAPTVVQQQAFQGVGPQQMDFSGAAPPAMPASSIPQSVSQSQLAQVQLHSQEVNYPQQKPGVQPPAQASLTTVTGVQPAPVNILGVSPSLGHQQPAIQSMAQQQLPYSQPAQPMQTLPVVQQQQLQYGQQQQQQQTVPTQMAAGHVKPVNQNSVTGAMPDYMQHQQILQTPAPAMQPSSAGVGAGQAVPVAQAQSMQPSVQAHPAAAPAQPVAHAPAAIPGVGTSGQMLNVGQQGSVAPVVQPPSAANQIPPPVMPSTAAPPSSQVVQPVQTGMMQQGLQASASGLPQQMVIAQQNTLLPVQPQAQGVESVVQGMTGQQLPAVSPVPSASTVSAPSQAGSAVPPGIPSASIGLGQPQNIAQASAVQNGNLAQSVSQPPLISTSIGMPVAQSVPQQMPLSSTQFPTQPLAQSVVSQIEDGRRPTEPSLVGLPQAASGESGVGASAVSDGGSSNMPSSASLFPLKVLPLTTPLVDGEDESSSGASVVAIDNKIEQAMDLVKSHLMYAVREEVEVLKEQIKELVEKNSQLEQENTLLKTLASPEQLAQFQAQLQTGSPPSSSQSQGTTQQPAQPASQGSGPSA; this comes from the coding sequence ATGGCGCACCCGGCAATGTTTCCTAGAAGGGGCAGCAGCAGTACCAGCGGCAGCAGCTGCGTTACTGCTCCCGCTGCACCAGGTACCGGCGTTGGGAGCGCTGCCCTCTCCGCTGAGGATTATCAGCCGCCTTTGCTGGTCCAGCCGCCGcctccatctcctgcagcaTCTTCATCGGTGGGTCCACAGGCGACACCCCCTCCTCCAcaaagcctgaacctcctctcaCAGTCTCAGCTCCAGCCACAGCCTCTTACACAGACTGGAGcccaaatgaaaaagaaaagtggctTCCAAATTACCAGTGTGACCCCTGCTCAAATATCAGCTAGTATGAGCTCTAATAACAGCATAGCTGAGGATACAGAAAGCTACGATGACCTGGACGAGTCCCACACTGAAGACCTGTCGTCTTCAGAAATCTTGGATGTTTCTTTATCTAGGGCCACTGATTTGGGAGAACCGGAAAGGAGCTCCTCTGAAGAGACTTTGAATAACTTCCAAGAGGCAGAGACTCCTGGGGCTGTTTCTCCAAACCAGCCTCATCTTCCTCAGCAGCATGTTCCTCTGCCTCATCACCCACAGCAGAGTGTTGTGATCAATGGAAATGTTCACCCCCATCATGTTCATCACCACCACCATCTTCACCACCACCATCATGGGCATCATCATCCATCGCATCCTGGAGTGGGCAGTGCCCCGGTTTCTGGAGGACCACCACCCAGTCCATCATTTAGAAGACTATCAACAACTGGAAGCTCTGACAATGTCATATCAACTGCACCAGTTTCTGCTGCATCATCCACTGGTTCCCCAGCATCTGTCGGGTCTACTATCCGCACTACAAGTACTCCTGGCAATTTAGGTGTAAGTCCTGCTACTGGAACTAGTACCTTAAATAATATGGGTGGTGGTAGTTCTAGTGTGCCAAGCGGCGTGCTTGGTACTATAAATTTAAGCAACATCACAAGTGGTGGTAATGTAAGTGCTTTGTCTGGAACTAGCAGCAATGTTAATGTGAATATCTTGAGTGGTGTTGGCAATGGTACCAGTGCTTCCTCTAGCGTCATTAACAATGTTACTAATCCAACTGCAGGAATAGCAGTGGGATcaagccagcagcagcctgcatCTGGCACGTCAAGGTTTAGGGTCGTAAAATTAGATTCTAGTTCTGAACCTTTCAAAAAAGGTAGATGGACATGCACTGAATTCTATGataaagaaaacactgttgCAGTTTCAGACGGAGTAGCAGTAAACAAAGCAGTAGagacaataaaacaaaacccgCTTGAAGTGACTTCTGAAAGGGAGAGCACCAGTGGGAGTTCTGTTAGCAGCAATGTAAGCACACTGAGTCACTATACAGAAAGTGTGGGAAGTGGAGAAATAGGAGCACCTACCGTGGTACAGCAGCAAGCGTTTCAAGGTGTGGGTCCACAGCAGATGGATTTTAGCGGCGCTGCTCCTCCGGCGATGCCAGCATCTAGTATACCACAGAGTGTTTCTCAGTCACAGCTTGCACAAGTCCAGCTGCATTCTCAAGAAGTAAACTATCCGCAGCAGAAGCCAGGGGTCCAACCTCCTGCACAGGCCAGTCTAACCACTGTTACTGGGGTGCAGCCAGCCCCAGTTAATATCCTAGGTGTATCCCCATCTCTGGGCCACCAGCAACCTGCCATTCAAAGTATGGCTCAACAGCAgctaccgtattctcagccggCGCAGCCCATGCAGACTTTGCCagtggtgcagcagcagcagttgcagTATggtcaacagcagcagcagcaacagacaGTTCCTACGCAGATGGCCGCTGGTCACGTTAAGCCAGTGAACCAAAACTCTGTGACGGGGGCTATGCCAGACTACATGCAACATCAGCAGATCCTTCAGACTCCAGCCCCTGCTATGCAGCCCAGTTCTGCAGGAGTCGGAGCAGGGCAAGCAGTTCCCGTTGCCCAGGCACAGAGCATGCAGCCTTCAGTGCAAGCACATCCAGCCGCTGCCCCAGCTCAGCCTGttgcacatgctccagcagcaatACCGGGTGTAGGTACCAGTGGTCAAATGCTGAATGTTGGGCAGCAAGGAAGCGTAGCCCCTGTGGTGCAACCACCATCTGCTGCAAACCAAATTCCACCTCCAGTCATGCCATCAACGGCTGCTCCTCCATCTTCACAAGTAGTGCAGCCTGTGCAGACAGGAATGATGCAGCAGGGATTACAGGCTAGTGCTTCAGGCCTTCCTCAGCAAATGGTCATTGCTCAGCAAAACACCTTGTTACCTGTTCAGCCACAGGCGCAAGGAGTGGAATCTGTAGTCCAAGGGATGActggccagcagctgcctgcagttAGCCCTGTACCTTCTGCTAGTACTGTTTCTGCACCAAGTCAAGCTGGTTCAGCTGTGCCTCCTGGCATACCTTCTGCTTCTATAGGTTTGGGACAGCCACAGAATATAGCGCAAGCTTCAGCTGTGCAGAATGGGAATTTGGCTCAAAGTGTCAGTCAGCCTCCCTTGATATCAACGAGTATAGGTATGCCAGTGGCACAGAGTGTGCCACAGCAGATGCCGCTAAGCTCTACCCAGTTCCCCACACAACCACTAGCTCAGTCAGTTGTAAGCCAAATTGAAGATGGCAGACGCCCTACAGAACCTTCCTTAGTGGGTTTACCTCAAGCTGCCAGTGGTGAGAGTGGTGTTGGAGCATCAGCCGTTTCAGATGGCGGAAGCAGCAACATGCCATCCTCAGCTTCCCTCTTTCCGCTGAAGGTGCTGCCGTTGACAACACCCCTCGTAGATGGTGAGGATGAGAG
- the TSC22D1 gene encoding TSC22 domain family protein 1 isoform X1, which yields MHQPDSAADVSARKMAHPAMFPRRGSSSTSGSSCVTAPAAPGTGVGSAALSAEDYQPPLLVQPPPPSPAASSSVGPQATPPPPQSLNLLSQSQLQPQPLTQTGAQMKKKSGFQITSVTPAQISASMSSNNSIAEDTESYDDLDESHTEDLSSSEILDVSLSRATDLGEPERSSSEETLNNFQEAETPGAVSPNQPHLPQQHVPLPHHPQQSVVINGNVHPHHVHHHHHLHHHHHGHHHPSHPGVGSAPVSGGPPPSPSFRRLSTTGSSDNVISTAPVSAASSTGSPASVGSTIRTTSTPGNLGVSPATGTSTLNNMGGGSSSVPSGVLGTINLSNITSGGNVSALSGTSSNVNVNILSGVGNGTSASSSVINNVTNPTAGIAVGSSQQQPASGTSRFRVVKLDSSSEPFKKGRWTCTEFYDKENTVAVSDGVAVNKAVETIKQNPLEVTSERESTSGSSVSSNVSTLSHYTESVGSGEIGAPTVVQQQAFQGVGPQQMDFSGAAPPAMPASSIPQSVSQSQLAQVQLHSQEVNYPQQKPGVQPPAQASLTTVTGVQPAPVNILGVSPSLGHQQPAIQSMAQQQLPYSQPAQPMQTLPVVQQQQLQYGQQQQQQQTVPTQMAAGHVKPVNQNSVTGAMPDYMQHQQILQTPAPAMQPSSAGVGAGQAVPVAQAQSMQPSVQAHPAAAPAQPVAHAPAAIPGVGTSGQMLNVGQQGSVAPVVQPPSAANQIPPPVMPSTAAPPSSQVVQPVQTGMMQQGLQASASGLPQQMVIAQQNTLLPVQPQAQGVESVVQGMTGQQLPAVSPVPSASTVSAPSQAGSAVPPGIPSASIGLGQPQNIAQASAVQNGNLAQSVSQPPLISTSIGMPVAQSVPQQMPLSSTQFPTQPLAQSVVSQIEDGRRPTEPSLVGLPQAASGESGVGASAVSDGGSSNMPSSASLFPLKVLPLTTPLVDGEDESSSGASVVAIDNKIEQAMDLVKSHLMYAVREEVEVLKEQIKELVEKNSQLEQENTLLKTLASPEQLAQFQAQLQTGSPPSSSQSQGTTQQPAQPASQGSGPSA from the coding sequence ATGCACCAGCCTGACTCAGCCGCAGACGTTAGTGCTAGGAAGATGGCGCACCCGGCAATGTTTCCTAGAAGGGGCAGCAGCAGTACCAGCGGCAGCAGCTGCGTTACTGCTCCCGCTGCACCAGGTACCGGCGTTGGGAGCGCTGCCCTCTCCGCTGAGGATTATCAGCCGCCTTTGCTGGTCCAGCCGCCGcctccatctcctgcagcaTCTTCATCGGTGGGTCCACAGGCGACACCCCCTCCTCCAcaaagcctgaacctcctctcaCAGTCTCAGCTCCAGCCACAGCCTCTTACACAGACTGGAGcccaaatgaaaaagaaaagtggctTCCAAATTACCAGTGTGACCCCTGCTCAAATATCAGCTAGTATGAGCTCTAATAACAGCATAGCTGAGGATACAGAAAGCTACGATGACCTGGACGAGTCCCACACTGAAGACCTGTCGTCTTCAGAAATCTTGGATGTTTCTTTATCTAGGGCCACTGATTTGGGAGAACCGGAAAGGAGCTCCTCTGAAGAGACTTTGAATAACTTCCAAGAGGCAGAGACTCCTGGGGCTGTTTCTCCAAACCAGCCTCATCTTCCTCAGCAGCATGTTCCTCTGCCTCATCACCCACAGCAGAGTGTTGTGATCAATGGAAATGTTCACCCCCATCATGTTCATCACCACCACCATCTTCACCACCACCATCATGGGCATCATCATCCATCGCATCCTGGAGTGGGCAGTGCCCCGGTTTCTGGAGGACCACCACCCAGTCCATCATTTAGAAGACTATCAACAACTGGAAGCTCTGACAATGTCATATCAACTGCACCAGTTTCTGCTGCATCATCCACTGGTTCCCCAGCATCTGTCGGGTCTACTATCCGCACTACAAGTACTCCTGGCAATTTAGGTGTAAGTCCTGCTACTGGAACTAGTACCTTAAATAATATGGGTGGTGGTAGTTCTAGTGTGCCAAGCGGCGTGCTTGGTACTATAAATTTAAGCAACATCACAAGTGGTGGTAATGTAAGTGCTTTGTCTGGAACTAGCAGCAATGTTAATGTGAATATCTTGAGTGGTGTTGGCAATGGTACCAGTGCTTCCTCTAGCGTCATTAACAATGTTACTAATCCAACTGCAGGAATAGCAGTGGGATcaagccagcagcagcctgcatCTGGCACGTCAAGGTTTAGGGTCGTAAAATTAGATTCTAGTTCTGAACCTTTCAAAAAAGGTAGATGGACATGCACTGAATTCTATGataaagaaaacactgttgCAGTTTCAGACGGAGTAGCAGTAAACAAAGCAGTAGagacaataaaacaaaacccgCTTGAAGTGACTTCTGAAAGGGAGAGCACCAGTGGGAGTTCTGTTAGCAGCAATGTAAGCACACTGAGTCACTATACAGAAAGTGTGGGAAGTGGAGAAATAGGAGCACCTACCGTGGTACAGCAGCAAGCGTTTCAAGGTGTGGGTCCACAGCAGATGGATTTTAGCGGCGCTGCTCCTCCGGCGATGCCAGCATCTAGTATACCACAGAGTGTTTCTCAGTCACAGCTTGCACAAGTCCAGCTGCATTCTCAAGAAGTAAACTATCCGCAGCAGAAGCCAGGGGTCCAACCTCCTGCACAGGCCAGTCTAACCACTGTTACTGGGGTGCAGCCAGCCCCAGTTAATATCCTAGGTGTATCCCCATCTCTGGGCCACCAGCAACCTGCCATTCAAAGTATGGCTCAACAGCAgctaccgtattctcagccggCGCAGCCCATGCAGACTTTGCCagtggtgcagcagcagcagttgcagTATggtcaacagcagcagcagcaacagacaGTTCCTACGCAGATGGCCGCTGGTCACGTTAAGCCAGTGAACCAAAACTCTGTGACGGGGGCTATGCCAGACTACATGCAACATCAGCAGATCCTTCAGACTCCAGCCCCTGCTATGCAGCCCAGTTCTGCAGGAGTCGGAGCAGGGCAAGCAGTTCCCGTTGCCCAGGCACAGAGCATGCAGCCTTCAGTGCAAGCACATCCAGCCGCTGCCCCAGCTCAGCCTGttgcacatgctccagcagcaatACCGGGTGTAGGTACCAGTGGTCAAATGCTGAATGTTGGGCAGCAAGGAAGCGTAGCCCCTGTGGTGCAACCACCATCTGCTGCAAACCAAATTCCACCTCCAGTCATGCCATCAACGGCTGCTCCTCCATCTTCACAAGTAGTGCAGCCTGTGCAGACAGGAATGATGCAGCAGGGATTACAGGCTAGTGCTTCAGGCCTTCCTCAGCAAATGGTCATTGCTCAGCAAAACACCTTGTTACCTGTTCAGCCACAGGCGCAAGGAGTGGAATCTGTAGTCCAAGGGATGActggccagcagctgcctgcagttAGCCCTGTACCTTCTGCTAGTACTGTTTCTGCACCAAGTCAAGCTGGTTCAGCTGTGCCTCCTGGCATACCTTCTGCTTCTATAGGTTTGGGACAGCCACAGAATATAGCGCAAGCTTCAGCTGTGCAGAATGGGAATTTGGCTCAAAGTGTCAGTCAGCCTCCCTTGATATCAACGAGTATAGGTATGCCAGTGGCACAGAGTGTGCCACAGCAGATGCCGCTAAGCTCTACCCAGTTCCCCACACAACCACTAGCTCAGTCAGTTGTAAGCCAAATTGAAGATGGCAGACGCCCTACAGAACCTTCCTTAGTGGGTTTACCTCAAGCTGCCAGTGGTGAGAGTGGTGTTGGAGCATCAGCCGTTTCAGATGGCGGAAGCAGCAACATGCCATCCTCAGCTTCCCTCTTTCCGCTGAAGGTGCTGCCGTTGACAACACCCCTCGTAGATGGTGAGGATGAGAG